From the Planctomycetota bacterium genome, the window CCGAGCAGGACTTCATCGTTGCCACCGGTCATGCGGACGCCGATGAGTTCGTCGGCGTCGGCGAGGTTGATGGCGATGATGCCGTTGCGGTTGATGTTGCCGTAGGCGGAGAGGGCGGTCTTCTTTACCGTGCCCATCTTGGTCGCGAACAGGAGGAACGCTTCCTCTTGCTGGAAGTCCTTGATGGCGAGGACGCCGGCGGTTTTCTCGCCCGGCTGGAACTCCAGCAGGTTGGCGACGGATCGGCCGGCCGAGGTGCGTGACATCTCCGGCACGTCGAAGACGCGCTTGGAATAGACCCGCCCGGTGTTGGTGAAGAACAGCAGGTGGTCGTGCGTATTGGCCACGAACATGTGCTCGACGAAGTCGCCTTCCTTCGCGCCGAGCCCCTTGATCCCACGCCCACCGCGGCCCTGGCTGCGGTAGGTGTCGATGGGCAGGCGTTTGATGTAGCCGGCGTGGCTCATCGTCACCGTCACGTCCTCGGGCTGGATGAGCTTTTCGAGGTCGATCGCCTGCGCTTCGTTGTTGTCGATCTTGGTGCGACGGGGGTTGGCGTACTTCTCTTTCAGCTCGATCGTGTCTTCGCGGATGATGTCGAGGACGGCCGACTCGTTGGCGAGGATGTACTGCAGGTCTTCGATCTCCTGGCGGACATCGCGGTACTCGTTGGTGAGCTTTTCGATCTCGAGCCCGACGAGCTGGATGAGTTGCAGACGCCCGATCGCTTCGGCCTGGACGCGGGTGAGGCGATGCTCGTTGCCGAGCATGTTCTCGGGGATCTGCGGGGCAAACGGGTGGTCCGGCGCGATGCGGAAGGACCGCTCGCGGAGCTTCTCGATCGCCTCGTCGCGGGTGCGGCTGGAGCGGATCAGGCGGACGACTTCGTCGATGTCGCAGACGGCGTAGATCAGGCCTTCGAGGATGTGGCCACGTTGCAGGGCTTTCTTGAGCAGGTGCCGGGTGCGGCGGGTGATGACGTCCTTGCGGTGCTCGATGAAGTGGTGGATCAGATCCTTGAGCCCCAAGGTGCGCGGCTGGCGATGCACCAGCGCGATGTTGATCATGCTCACGGTGATCTGGCACTGCGTGTAGCGGTAGAGCTGGTTAATCACAACGTCCGGCTCCGCGCCGCGCTTGAGATCAATCACGATCCGACAAGCGTGTTTGCGGCCCGACTCGTCGTTGACGGCGGACACGTCAGTGAGCAGGTCCTTCTTCACCGCATCGGCGACGCCGGCGACGATGTTCTTGCGGATCACGCCATACGGCAGCTCGGTGACGACGATCGAGGTGCGGCCCTTCTTGTCGGTTTCGGTGTCGAGCACGGCGCGAAGCGTGAGTCGGCCGCGACCGGTGGAGTAACCGTCGATGATCCCGGCACGGCCGGCGATAACGCCGCCGGTCGGGAAGTCCGGCCCGGGGATCACTTCCAGCAAGTCCGCCAACGTGCAATCGGGGTTGTTGATGACGGTGACGATCGCGTCGCAGACCTCGCCGAGGTTGTGCGGCAGCAGGTTGCACGCCATGCCGACCGCGATGCCGGTGCTGCCGTTGACCAGCAGGTTCGGAAACTTCGCCGGCAGCACGGTCGGCTCGTTGCGGGTCTCCTCGTAGTTCGGCTGGAAGTCGACCGTGTCGAGGTTCAGGTCCGAGAGCAGTTCCATCGCCTCGGAGGTCATCCGTGCCTCGGTGTATCGGGACGCGGCGGGTGAGTCGCCGTCGGAGGAGCCGAAGTTGCCTTGCGGGTCGATCAGCGGGTGGCGGATGACCCAGTCCTGGGCGAGTCGGGCCAGGGTGGGGTAGACGATCTGATCGCCGTGCGGGTGGTAGTTACCGGCGGTGTCGCCGCAGATCTTGGCGCATTTGCGGTGCTTGGATCGGGGGCCGAGGTTCAGGTCGTTCATCGCCACGAGGATGCGGCGTTGCGACGGCTTGAGTCCGTCACGGACGTCGGGCAGCGCCCGGTCCATGATGGTGCTCATCGCGTAGGTCAGGTACGAATCCTGCAGTTCGCGCTCGATCCGCAGGTCCTCGATTTGTTCTTCAAATTCCGGCGTTGAATCGTCGGTGGGGGTGGTCGTGTCGTCGGCCATGGGTAGACCGGAATCTTAGGCGAAAACCGGCCCGATTTCCCGCGACTGGAGCGGAGAATCGGGCCGGCTTGGCGGGTGAAAAACGGCCGTGACTACCGGCGTCGTCGGAGGACTAATCCGCCAAGTCCGAGCAGGCCGAGTCCGGCCGGTTCCGGGATCAGCGTGAAGCCGCTGGCGAAGATATCGACGGTGGTCACGGTCGCTGCCGGTGTGCCTTCGGGGGATATGAAGCTGACCTCCACCTCGATGAACCCCAGGCCGAGGCCGTCATCGGTTTCGTACAGGAAGCCGGCGATGTTGCCCGGCGACACCACGAAGGTAGGCACCGCGTCATTGCCGAAAGGCTCCTCGTACAACTCACCGGCGAACAGCACCCCCAAACCGCTCGAAGGGCTGACGTTGCCGTCGCCGTCGAGATTGCCGAGCAACGCACCGACATCCTCGGGAGTGGCAAACTCGTTGATGGACGACCCGTCGATGCCGAAGGCGACATCGGAGTTGACGTAGATGCTCGAATCAAGGCCCTCGGCATCGGGGCTCAAAGGCAGGATGCCGACGTAATCTCCGTAGAACCCGTAATCAATGTCATCGGTGGGTCCGACGAAGATCAGCAAGTCGTTGATTTCATCGCCGTTGACGTCGAACTGGACGCTGGACGTCAACTCCGACCGGTCGAAGCTCGCGGTGGGGCCGCTGGCGAACTGGGCGGACGCTTGTGCGGTGAGCAAGAGGGCGGGCGCGCCGGCCAACATGGCTGCGGCGGCGGTGCGGTTGGAATGTGCCATTTTTCTCCTTTTCCCGTGGTGGCATTAACGCTGTTGTCGCAAAATAGTGAATAAATCGATGCGTTGCAAGATCCTGTAGCCTGTGCCGGATGCGCGTGACCATGGCGTGGGAACTTGGCGGCGGGGGCGGACACGTCGGCCGGTTGGGGGTGTTGGGCCACGCTTTGCGATCTCGCGGTCATCGCGTCGATCTGCTCTGTCGCGATCCGCAACTTGGCCACCGCTGGTCCGGGCCGGGCAGTTTCGACCGTGTCATCCAGGCACCGACACGGCCCAAGCCGACCGATCGGCCGACCGTGGCGACTTGGGCCGACATCCTGCTCCACGCCTGTTATCACGGTTCCGCGTCGGACTGCCATGCGTACATCGAAGCCTGGGCGAACGCGCTTGAGGCATGTCGTCCCGACGTGCTGGTGACTGATTTTGCCCCGACGGCGGTGCTGTTGGCGGGGCGGCTCGATGCGCCCTGCATCAACGTCAGCACCGGCTACGACATGCCGCCGGCCGGGCGTGATTCTCTGCCCAACCTCCGCGCCTTGGCCGGCTTCGCCGATGCTGACACCTTCGACACGACCATCGGCGAACGCCGATTGCTCGAAAAGCTCGCTGACCGACTCCCGTCGGGCACCCAACGTCTGACCGATCTGTACGCCGGTATGAATCGAATCCGCACAACCGTGCCCGCACTAGATCACTACGGCCCGCAGCCGGACGGACGTTACGTCGGCCGGCTACCAGTACCGCCCGTGCCGACGGCCGACACCGATTGGCCAGCGGGTAACGGCCTACGCCTGGCGGGATACGTCAAGCCGTTCGCCATGCTCGGTCTGCTGCTCGATCTGCTCGGACTCACGGGCATTGCCTCGTTGCTACACCTCACCCGGATCAACGCCCGCAACACCCAACCCAACGTCACGGTCACCGCTGAACCGTTGCCGTTGGACGTGTTGGCGCGGGACGCGGACATCGGCGTCTGTCATGCCGGGGCGGCGACGGTCGCGACGTTTGCTCGGGCCGGCGTGCCGATGTTGCTGATCCCACTCAACACCGAGCAAGCGATCACCGCCCGGCGGGTCGCCGAGCTTGGCATCGGCATTGCCGTCGGGCCCGAAGATGCCGAGGGTTTGCGGGGTGGCTTGCAGCGTTTGCTCGCCGACGGTCGTTTCACCGCGTCGGCGAAGACCTTTGCGGCAACGCTCGGCGGCTTCGACCTGGATGCTGCGCTATGCACGACGGTCGATGCGATCGAGTCGCTCAGTTGTTCGTCCCGTCACTCGGAAACGTGACACCGAAGCCGTGCCGTTCGGCGGTGGGGTGTTCGACGATCTGAAACCCGGCGGCGATGTCGTTGGGGTCGCGCAGCCGCAGGTCGCGATGCGGAAAGCCGGTGCTCAGCAACGGACCACGCCACGGCTTGTGGAGCGGCTCTGGCTGCATGATCCGCGTGCCCCAGTTGGTCGTGAACGGCACGTGTTCGACGGCCTCGTGCTCGTGGAAGCCGCCATCGGTCGGGAGGATTAGCGGGATGACTTCGAGCGGGTTGCGTTGGCGGAGTTTGACCTGCAACGCGGCCGCCCATGTCACCGTGAGCGCCAAGCCGACCGTCACCGTCATCGACACGGTCAACGAC encodes:
- the gyrA gene encoding DNA gyrase subunit A, yielding MADDTTTPTDDSTPEFEEQIEDLRIERELQDSYLTYAMSTIMDRALPDVRDGLKPSQRRILVAMNDLNLGPRSKHRKCAKICGDTAGNYHPHGDQIVYPTLARLAQDWVIRHPLIDPQGNFGSSDGDSPAASRYTEARMTSEAMELLSDLNLDTVDFQPNYEETRNEPTVLPAKFPNLLVNGSTGIAVGMACNLLPHNLGEVCDAIVTVINNPDCTLADLLEVIPGPDFPTGGVIAGRAGIIDGYSTGRGRLTLRAVLDTETDKKGRTSIVVTELPYGVIRKNIVAGVADAVKKDLLTDVSAVNDESGRKHACRIVIDLKRGAEPDVVINQLYRYTQCQITVSMINIALVHRQPRTLGLKDLIHHFIEHRKDVITRRTRHLLKKALQRGHILEGLIYAVCDIDEVVRLIRSSRTRDEAIEKLRERSFRIAPDHPFAPQIPENMLGNEHRLTRVQAEAIGRLQLIQLVGLEIEKLTNEYRDVRQEIEDLQYILANESAVLDIIREDTIELKEKYANPRRTKIDNNEAQAIDLEKLIQPEDVTVTMSHAGYIKRLPIDTYRSQGRGGRGIKGLGAKEGDFVEHMFVANTHDHLLFFTNTGRVYSKRVFDVPEMSRTSAGRSVANLLEFQPGEKTAGVLAIKDFQQEEAFLLFATKMGTVKKTALSAYGNINRNGIIAINLADADELIGVRMTGGNDEVLLGTEEGMAVRFDENDVRAMGRNAGGVRGINLATKDEVVAMIVVPPMPESDESDDEGEGEITDTGVPMVLVATENGYGKRTPVTQYRKTKRGGKGVKNIRMTARNGKVVGMLVVHGDEDVMFITNDGILMRTAVKGISAYSRAAAGVKLMNVGKGDKLVALAKIDGDEDDEA
- a CDS encoding PEP-CTERM sorting domain-containing protein (PEP-CTERM proteins occur, often in large numbers, in the proteomes of bacteria that also encode an exosortase, a predicted intramembrane cysteine proteinase. The presence of a PEP-CTERM domain at a protein's C-terminus predicts cleavage within the sorting domain, followed by covalent anchoring to some some component of the (usually Gram-negative) cell surface. Many PEP-CTERM proteins exhibit an unusual sequence composition that includes large numbers of potential glycosylation sites. Expression of one such protein has been shown restore the ability of a bacterium to form floc, a type of biofilm.), which encodes MAHSNRTAAAAMLAGAPALLLTAQASAQFASGPTASFDRSELTSSVQFDVNGDEINDLLIFVGPTDDIDYGFYGDYVGILPLSPDAEGLDSSIYVNSDVAFGIDGSSINEFATPEDVGALLGNLDGDGNVSPSSGLGVLFAGELYEEPFGNDAVPTFVVSPGNIAGFLYETDDGLGLGFIEVEVSFISPEGTPAATVTTVDIFASGFTLIPEPAGLGLLGLGGLVLRRRR
- a CDS encoding nucleotide disphospho-sugar-binding domain-containing protein, encoding MRVTMAWELGGGGGHVGRLGVLGHALRSRGHRVDLLCRDPQLGHRWSGPGSFDRVIQAPTRPKPTDRPTVATWADILLHACYHGSASDCHAYIEAWANALEACRPDVLVTDFAPTAVLLAGRLDAPCINVSTGYDMPPAGRDSLPNLRALAGFADADTFDTTIGERRLLEKLADRLPSGTQRLTDLYAGMNRIRTTVPALDHYGPQPDGRYVGRLPVPPVPTADTDWPAGNGLRLAGYVKPFAMLGLLLDLLGLTGIASLLHLTRINARNTQPNVTVTAEPLPLDVLARDADIGVCHAGAATVATFARAGVPMLLIPLNTEQAITARRVAELGIGIAVGPEDAEGLRGGLQRLLADGRFTASAKTFAATLGGFDLDAALCTTVDAIESLSCSSRHSET